From Streptomyces griseorubiginosus, one genomic window encodes:
- a CDS encoding PASTA domain-containing protein, producing the protein MTLRAFMHRIAVLAVFAVLLSGCDQGNPLTVVKAVAAGVPTLAPFFDEGSGIGKDTTTVRSQAVRGSLQQGDTPGLYGGSKQPTICDVAKLERFLTDPVNHKKAQAWADVLNIDTDGIPEYLDRLTPVLLRHDTLVKNHDYKKEKAVPYNSLLQAGIAILVDEQGLPAVKCSCGNPLRPFEGDTGRISVQFEDGNKKWAGYERKSVVAVKPAPRKLERIALVDVHEPARGIERPVGTSGEKDATFNAKKPRVVPELAGATFAQARRELIDAGLAAGYAGEGAPPDGARVTATDPPAGSELAFGQYVMLTVAGGKGSTSGGGTGPTTTPPPPPPSSGSPTPPTSKPPSSSGKPGGTSSAPPSASASPSSGKPKPRDSSSPPPSSTAPDSPSRSPSPSPQKSSSPPPPTSAPVTSSAPPPPQPPPPPPPPSTSSAPTTGGPPTVTSQPAASEPASSEPATGGPSATVAA; encoded by the coding sequence ATGACACTTCGCGCATTTATGCACAGGATCGCTGTTCTGGCGGTTTTCGCGGTGCTGCTGAGCGGCTGCGACCAGGGAAATCCACTGACCGTGGTCAAGGCGGTCGCCGCCGGTGTGCCCACGCTCGCGCCGTTCTTCGACGAGGGCAGCGGGATCGGCAAGGACACCACCACCGTGCGGTCGCAGGCCGTGCGGGGCAGTCTCCAGCAGGGGGACACTCCTGGCCTCTACGGCGGCAGCAAGCAGCCGACCATCTGTGACGTCGCCAAACTCGAACGCTTCCTCACCGATCCCGTGAACCACAAGAAGGCACAGGCGTGGGCCGACGTGCTGAACATCGACACGGACGGGATACCGGAATATCTGGATCGGCTCACACCGGTTCTGCTGCGTCACGACACTCTCGTCAAGAACCACGACTACAAGAAGGAAAAAGCCGTCCCGTACAACTCCTTGCTCCAGGCGGGAATCGCGATTCTCGTCGATGAACAAGGGCTTCCGGCTGTGAAGTGCTCGTGCGGAAATCCTTTGCGGCCCTTCGAGGGTGACACCGGCCGGATTTCCGTCCAGTTCGAGGACGGAAACAAGAAGTGGGCCGGATATGAGCGGAAGTCGGTCGTGGCCGTGAAGCCCGCTCCGCGGAAGCTGGAACGGATCGCTCTCGTCGACGTCCATGAGCCCGCCCGCGGGATCGAGCGGCCGGTCGGGACGAGCGGTGAGAAGGACGCCACGTTCAACGCCAAGAAGCCGCGCGTCGTGCCGGAACTCGCCGGGGCGACCTTCGCCCAGGCCCGTCGGGAGCTGATCGACGCCGGGCTCGCGGCCGGCTACGCCGGGGAGGGGGCTCCGCCCGACGGCGCGAGGGTCACGGCGACGGACCCGCCCGCGGGGAGCGAGCTCGCGTTCGGGCAGTACGTGATGCTGACCGTGGCCGGGGGCAAGGGGAGCACCTCCGGCGGGGGCACCGGGCCCACGACCACTCCCCCGCCGCCGCCGCCGTCGTCCGGATCACCCACGCCGCCTACGAGCAAACCGCCCTCGTCCAGTGGGAAGCCCGGTGGCACCTCCTCCGCACCCCCGTCGGCGTCCGCGTCCCCGTCGAGCGGCAAGCCGAAGCCACGGGATTCCTCGTCCCCGCCGCCGTCGAGTACGGCGCCCGACTCACCGTCGCGCTCGCCCTCGCCCTCGCCCCAGAAGTCGAGCAGCCCACCCCCGCCCACCAGCGCCCCGGTGACCAGCAGCGCACCACCTCCACCGCAGCCACCCCCACCGCCGCCGCCCCCATCGACGAGCAGCGCGCCCACCACCGGCGGACCCCCCACCGTCACCTCGCAACCGGCCGCCAGTGAGCCCGCGAGCAGCGAGCCCGCCACCGGCGGGCCGAGCGCCACCGTCGCCGCCTAA
- a CDS encoding cytochrome c oxidase assembly protein has protein sequence MDHSGHGMTMDLPPFTLGRGLEWSADPFFLVACLLGLALYGWGVVRLRRRGDSWSVGRTVSFVIGVLSIALMMCTGLNDYGMVMFSVHMVQHMVISMLSPILLLLGAPVTLALRALPVAGKGHKGPRELLLALLHSRYMRIITHPAFTIPLFIASLYGLYFTPLFDFLMGSKTGHIAMMVHFLAVGVVFFWPIIGVDPGPHRPGYLMRMLELFAGMPFHAFFGIALMMASEPMVGTFKNPPASLHIDALSDQNYAGGIAWAFSEIPSVLVLIALLFQWYGSEQRQAKRKDRAADRDGDKELEEYNAYLASLNARGR, from the coding sequence CGCCGTTCACGCTGGGGCGGGGACTTGAGTGGTCCGCTGACCCGTTCTTTCTGGTCGCCTGCCTGCTCGGGCTCGCCCTGTACGGCTGGGGCGTCGTGCGGCTGCGGCGGCGGGGGGACTCGTGGTCCGTGGGGCGGACCGTCTCCTTCGTGATCGGCGTGCTGTCCATCGCGCTGATGATGTGCACCGGGCTGAACGACTACGGCATGGTCATGTTCAGCGTGCACATGGTGCAGCACATGGTGATCAGCATGCTGTCGCCGATCCTGCTGCTGCTCGGCGCCCCGGTCACGCTCGCCCTGCGGGCGCTGCCGGTCGCAGGCAAGGGGCACAAGGGGCCCCGTGAGCTGCTGCTCGCGCTGCTGCACAGCCGGTACATGCGGATCATCACGCATCCGGCGTTCACCATTCCGTTGTTCATCGCGAGCCTGTACGGGCTCTATTTCACGCCGTTGTTCGACTTCCTGATGGGGTCGAAGACCGGGCACATCGCGATGATGGTGCACTTCCTCGCGGTCGGTGTCGTCTTCTTCTGGCCGATCATCGGCGTCGACCCGGGACCGCACCGGCCCGGGTATCTGATGCGGATGCTGGAGCTGTTCGCGGGGATGCCGTTCCACGCGTTCTTCGGCATCGCGTTGATGATGGCGTCCGAGCCGATGGTGGGGACCTTCAAGAACCCGCCCGCCTCGCTCCACATCGACGCCCTCTCCGACCAGAACTACGCGGGCGGAATCGCCTGGGCGTTCAGTGAGATTCCCTCCGTGCTGGTGCTGATCGCACTGCTGTTCCAGTGGTACGGCTCCGAACAGCGGCAGGCCAAGCGCAAGGACCGGGCCGCCGACCGGGACGGTGACAAGGAACTCGAGGAGTACAACGCATATTTGGCCTCATTGAACGCACGCGGGCGTTAA